A segment of the Echinicola strongylocentroti genome:
CTGAGATCGCCTATTACGAGACCGATCATTATTTCAGCCAACCGCCTAAGCTTGGCCATTTGTCAAAATATGGAAGGTTTGAACGTCCACAGATTCTCTTTAAGGATGATAAGCCGGACTACCTCTTTTTGGCCAGTCAGGGCGGTGAGTTCATGACATCAAGTACCTATCTCTTCAAAATAAAAAACTAAACCATCATGCATCAGTTAAAGGCTGACAAAGCATTATTTACATTACTACTCATTTGCCTTTTTATTGGCAGTTTCCATCAGGTGATCGGGCAGGAGTATTGGCACGATATCCCCAGAAAGCTACGTTACTCGCCGAGTGGACAGGATTTTGTGATCGACAATGGCGAGCGCAGGTTTAACCGTGCCCTGTATGGCTATCATTCCGACTTTCGCACAGAAGCGGGCGATCAGCCACTATTTTCCTTTTATTTGCCTGGCATGGGAGGGCATTTTAGATTCGGTGTCCAAGTGGGAGACCAATCCAAATGGCTGCATGAGGCAGCAGATGTAACGGCCAGTTACCGTGCAGGCATGATGGTGTATTCCATTACCGATCCGCTATTGGGAAAAGGTGAGATCAGCATCAGTGTAATGCCCTTGCGGGAGCAAGAAGGGGCGATTTTTAACGTTGAATCAGAAGGGCTGCCAGCAGCGGCCGAGCTGATATGGGTGTATGGTGGCGTCACTGGCAAGCGGTTTCGTAGGATGGGAGACCTTGGTGCCGATCCGCCATCTGTATTTGACCTGACGGTAGAAAAGTGCCAAGGCAATGAAATTAGGTTGAATGGCCAGAATGAGTTGGAGCTAATGTATGGGGAAGCTAAAGATGGTGCTCCACGGCCAAAGATGCTGGGGACTTTTCCATTGAATGCCGAAATCCGGTCCGCTGCGCCCCAGATGATGGACAGCCCCGCTGCGCTTTGGGAATCAACGGTGGAGGATGCGCCTGTTTTGGTGGGCAAGGTGCCTGCGGGGAATGCTCCCCATTACTTTGCGATCTACAGGCCCGGATTTCAGGATTTACCTTATCAAGGACTTGCAGAAGCCTATTCACAAGCAGATGAGGCAAGAAAGCAGCTGGCCAATCGCATCCAAGTAAAAACTCCCGATCCCTATATCAATACCGTAGGAGGGGCATTGGGGATAGCGGCAGATGCGATTTATGACGCACCGGCTTATGTGCACGGTGCCGTGGCGTGGCGGATGCCTTTGCCGGGATGGAGAGGTGCTTACGTGGCCGACTGGATGGGCTGGCATGACCGTGCCAAAACCCACTTTGATGGCTACCTGGCATCCCAATATTTGGAACCCGGAGGAAGTAGAAATGATCCGGATACTGCGAAGCATCTGGCGCGACAAATGGAGAAAACAGGCAAATCTATCTTTAACAGAGGCTATATCAGCCGCCGTCCCGGAGAGCCCTCTTCTCCGCATCACTATGATATGAACCAAGTGTTTTTTGACCAGTTGATCCGTCATTTTGATTGGACAGGAGATGTGGACTACCTGAAGGAGGTTTGGCCCTCTATTGAGCGGCATTTGGCTTGGGAGAAAAGGAATTTTGACCCGGACGGTGATGGGCTTTATAATGCCTACGCAAGTATCTGGGCCAGTGATGCGCTTCAATACAATAGTGGAGGCGTGGCCCATGCATCGGCCTATAATTATTTTGCCAATAAGAAAGCGGCTGAGCTGGCATCGTTCATTGGCGAAGATGGAGAAAAGTATGAGACCGAGGCAGACCGCATCCTTCAGGCAATGAACGGGATACTTTGGCTACCTGATGGCTGGTATGCAGAATACAAGGATTTTTTGGGGCCAGAGAATGTACACCCTCAAGCAGGGGTGTGGTCCATTTATCATACCATTGACAGTGAAGTGCCGGATCCTTTTCAGGCCTGGCAGATGACGCGATACGTGGATACGCAAATTCCTCATATTCCTTTGACAGCAGATGGCTTGGAAGAAGGGAAATACCACACCCTTTCGACTACCATCTGGATGCCTTACACCTGGTCGGTGAATAACGTGGCTTTGGCAGAAGTGTTGCACACGAGTTTGGCCTATTGGCAAGCAGGAAATTCCGATGAAGCATTCAGGTTGTGGAAAAGTGCCCTGCTGGAAAGTATGTACCTGGGCGGCAGTCCCGGCAATTTTCAGCAGCTGTCCTTTTTGGATGCCATGAGAAGTGAGCTATACCGTGATTTTGCGGATGCAGTGGGCATGGGAGCCAGGTCGCTGATTGAAGGGCTCTTTGGGGTAAAACCCGACTTGATGAACGATCGATTGGAGATCGTGCCAGGCTTTCCAGCCGAATGGGAATATGCTTCCCTTAGTACGCCGGATGTGACAATTGACTTCAAGCAAAAAGACGAGGTGGATCACTATGAGATCACCAATCGATTTGGGAAGGAGCTTGAAGTGGAATTGGTCGTAAGGGCAAGGTCAACGGGTATAAAAGCGGTAAAGGTCAATGGCAAACCGGTGGCTTGGAGCCTGTTGGAAAATCAGGTGGGCAAACCAGCCGTGTTGATCAAAGCACCTTTGGGAGAAAAGCACCATATTTCGATAGCATGGAAAGGAGCAGCATTGGAGGATTGGCGATTTCCCAAGGAGGTCACCGTTGGTGAAAGCTTGGTACTGGATAGGGCTGAGGCTGAAGTGCTGAAATTGCAGGATCCGGAGCAAGTGTTGGCGGCTAAGGAAATAGCAGATGGTGGATTTCAGGTTAAGGTTGCCAGCCAAATGGGGAACAAAACCTTCTTCGCTAAACTGAAGCAAGGGGAAATGACCTGGTGGGAGCCAATTGCCGTTAAGGTACTGCCAAGGCTGGAAATTACGCCGGTCGATAAGCAATCCCCTTCAGCATTGGCCTTTTCGGTCACGAATCATCAAAAGGAAGCTATGCCCGTTTCCATTTTGGTGAACGGAAAGCCTTGGAAAGCGAAAGTTAGCCTGATTTCAAATAAGGCGCATGAATTTACCATCCAAGCACTTCCCCTGCTCCAAACAGGTACTAATTTGGTAGAAGTGTATCACGGTGATGAGCTGGTGGCCCAGCAGGAGGTGATCAATTGGGAATTGGACGCTTCATCAAAAAGCCTTGAAACGGTGGATATTTCTTCGGCGATGAATGATAAGGTGACGGCCATTTTCAGGAACGAATACCTAAGTCCACGATCGCCATATCCTACCCTGCAAATTCCCGTTCAGGGGATGGGCGACTGGGCATCGCATGGAGCCTATATGGATATCAATGATGAGGGGCTGCGGAAGTTGGCCGGTGAGCGTGATCAGTTTGTTTTGCCGCAGGGCATTCCTTTCAGCACTCCAGGAGATGCAGCCAAGAACAATATCCTGTTTGCTTCTTATTGGGATAATTACCCCGAAGAGGTAAAAGTCCCATTGTCAGGGAAGGCGAATCATGCTTACTTGCTAATGGCTGGATCCACTAACCACATGCAGAGCAGGATGGAAAATGGCCAAGTAGTGGTGCACTATAAAGATGGCAGCGAAGACATCTTGTCCCTGCGCAACCCTGAAAGCTGGTGGCCGATCGAGCAGGATTATTATATCGATGGATATGCGTTTGATATTGGCGTACCCAGGCCTGTCCGGGTGCACCTGAAAACGGGCAAAATCAGCCGAGAGGCCCATGACCAGTATGAAGCCATTGATCACTTCACCGAACATGCGATAGACGGCGGAGCGGCTACAGTGCTGGATTTGCCCTTAGATCCTGAAAAAGAACTGGATTATCTCGAAGTAAAAGCGACGACCATCGAAGTAGTGATCGGGTTGATGGCGGTTACCTTGGAAAGGGAGTGAAACAGGAGATATGAGACATGAGATGTGAGTCGTGAGTAGTGAGACATGAGAATCCTCCCCGCCACGGCGGGGAGGTTAGGTGGGGTTATTTTGGAGCAAAGAGAAACACAATAGGATTTTAGTAAATGACTAGTGATTACAATAATTGATAATGAAAACTAATATTAACCTAGCTGTTCGAGATTTGTAATCTCGAACCGAGATAATGGGGATTTGAAATCCCCCTAGGCCATTTGTGAATAATACAGACACCAATAAAGGATATAGCCTTTCAACAACTTACATTCATTAGCCTGACGGCTATGGGAGGATAGGCAGATCCGCTCGGCCTGACCTCACTTAATTTCTTAACTTAAGAGCTTTGCGGGGGCTAGGGGGCTGTTTCCTAGCTTGGGCTTGGATCCTGCCCCAGTACAGTCAAGTTCGGAGTAGGCGTGGGTGGCCTTCGGCTACGCTCAGGCACCCATCTCGGTAGGGATGAAAAAGGGAAAATGCCGACCAGATTCAGGGCCTGACATCCAACCTTGAATCCTTTAAAACCTTCCAACTTTCAACCCTCTAAAACCTTCCAACCTAATAATTTACCAACTGATGCTGCAATAGCAATCCCAGCTTGGTGAGGGCATTGGCGGTTTGCTCGTTCCAGTCCAGGCCGAAGCTCAGACGGAGGCAGTTTGTGTATTGGTCGCGTAGGGTAAACATCCGCCCCGGTGCGTATTTGATGCCCAGGCTTAGTGCAGGTTCATAGAGCTGCGAGGTGTCTATCCGCGGATCCAGCTCGACCCAAAGTAAAAATCCACCATTGGGAAAAGTGGTTTTGGTGTTTTCGGGAAAATACTCCTGGATGATCTGTAGGTATCTGAGCAGGTTATGGTGGAGGCTTACCCTTAGCTGCCGAAGGTGATTGTCATAGCGGCCCTTGTCCATAAATCGGGCCACTACTTCATGCGTGAGAGATGGACTTGCTACCTGGTGATAAAGCTTGGTCTTTAGGACCTCGTCCATGTATTTTCCAGCAGCGATCCATCCCACGCGATAGCCAGGAGCTAGGGTCTTGGATACGGAGCTGCACCACAGGACGATTCCTGCTTTGTCAAAGCTTTTGCAGGGAACGGGTCTTTCTGGGCCAAAAAACACATCTCCGTACAGGTCTTCTTCGATAAGAGGCACTTGATGGTTTGTGCAGATTTTTACCAAGGTTCTTTTGCTTTGTGCAGACATGCTATAGCCCAGCGGATTGCTAAAATTGCTGACCACGACGACTGCGGCGATGTCAATTTTTTTTAGTGTCTTTTTGACCTCTTCCATGTCCAGTCCATATTCGCTATGCGTAGCCATTTCCACTACTTCCAATCCTAGACTTTTGGCCAGCTGTAGGGTGCCAAAGTAAACGGGACTTTCGGTGATGATGCGGTCGCCTTTCTTGGTGATGGTCATCAGTGCCAATGCCAAGGCATTCATGCAGCCATTGGTAGTGATCAAGTCGTCAGGAGAAAGGCCGTTTTCCCAGAGGGAAGTACGCTGGGCCACTTGGCGGCGAAGGTAGGGATTGCCCATGATGGGTTCATAGTGGACGCAGGCGTCCGTCAGATCCAGCATCGTTTGGCGAACGATTTTCTTTAGCCGGGCGATGGGGAGCATCGTTGAGGAAGGTACACCGATTGAAAAATTGGTAACGGAATCATGGGGTTCATTTTTGCCATAGACCTGTTGGATGGTATCATCGATACTTCCACGTCCTTCCTTTGTGGTTGGTCGGTAGACGACTGGCGTTTGGACGTTTTGGTTGGGCGAGAAGGAGACAAAGTACCCCCGCTTGGGACGTGCTTCCACCAGCCCCTTGGCCTCCAATAGGTACATGGTTTGGAGCACAGTGCTGATGCTCATGCTGGTCTCGCGGTGCAGCTGCCGCACGGAAGGAAGGCGTTCGCCAAATTGATATGCTCCGTTTTTGATTTGCTTTTCTAGCTCCTTGGCGAGTTTTTCATATAGGTTCATGGAAATAGATCGTAGACGTGAGATGATGGTAGTGAGTCTTGAGTAATGTCCTCGATAGCGGTGGAGTCATCTGTATTCTTGTTTAATGTCTTCTAATTTCGCGCTTCTCTCTATCTGTTATGGTAAAAATTACAAAAACTGTAACTGTAATGGTTGGTTTATGTTCTTTAATTTTGAGAAAAATCAATATAATAACCTGAAATAAAGCGGGTATGGAAATTAAAAAACAGTTAACATCTCAACGTTCCATCGAACAGTTTAATTTTGACCAATTTCAGTTTGGTGTGGAAGCCACCGACCACATGCTGGTCGCCAAGTACAGTGAAGGTGAGTGGCATTCGGCGGCTATTCAGCCCTATGAAAAACTGACCTTGTCTCCATTG
Coding sequences within it:
- a CDS encoding DUF4450 domain-containing protein codes for the protein MHQLKADKALFTLLLICLFIGSFHQVIGQEYWHDIPRKLRYSPSGQDFVIDNGERRFNRALYGYHSDFRTEAGDQPLFSFYLPGMGGHFRFGVQVGDQSKWLHEAADVTASYRAGMMVYSITDPLLGKGEISISVMPLREQEGAIFNVESEGLPAAAELIWVYGGVTGKRFRRMGDLGADPPSVFDLTVEKCQGNEIRLNGQNELELMYGEAKDGAPRPKMLGTFPLNAEIRSAAPQMMDSPAALWESTVEDAPVLVGKVPAGNAPHYFAIYRPGFQDLPYQGLAEAYSQADEARKQLANRIQVKTPDPYINTVGGALGIAADAIYDAPAYVHGAVAWRMPLPGWRGAYVADWMGWHDRAKTHFDGYLASQYLEPGGSRNDPDTAKHLARQMEKTGKSIFNRGYISRRPGEPSSPHHYDMNQVFFDQLIRHFDWTGDVDYLKEVWPSIERHLAWEKRNFDPDGDGLYNAYASIWASDALQYNSGGVAHASAYNYFANKKAAELASFIGEDGEKYETEADRILQAMNGILWLPDGWYAEYKDFLGPENVHPQAGVWSIYHTIDSEVPDPFQAWQMTRYVDTQIPHIPLTADGLEEGKYHTLSTTIWMPYTWSVNNVALAEVLHTSLAYWQAGNSDEAFRLWKSALLESMYLGGSPGNFQQLSFLDAMRSELYRDFADAVGMGARSLIEGLFGVKPDLMNDRLEIVPGFPAEWEYASLSTPDVTIDFKQKDEVDHYEITNRFGKELEVELVVRARSTGIKAVKVNGKPVAWSLLENQVGKPAVLIKAPLGEKHHISIAWKGAALEDWRFPKEVTVGESLVLDRAEAEVLKLQDPEQVLAAKEIADGGFQVKVASQMGNKTFFAKLKQGEMTWWEPIAVKVLPRLEITPVDKQSPSALAFSVTNHQKEAMPVSILVNGKPWKAKVSLISNKAHEFTIQALPLLQTGTNLVEVYHGDELVAQQEVINWELDASSKSLETVDISSAMNDKVTAIFRNEYLSPRSPYPTLQIPVQGMGDWASHGAYMDINDEGLRKLAGERDQFVLPQGIPFSTPGDAAKNNILFASYWDNYPEEVKVPLSGKANHAYLLMAGSTNHMQSRMENGQVVVHYKDGSEDILSLRNPESWWPIEQDYYIDGYAFDIGVPRPVRVHLKTGKISREAHDQYEAIDHFTEHAIDGGAATVLDLPLDPEKELDYLEVKATTIEVVIGLMAVTLERE
- a CDS encoding aminotransferase-like domain-containing protein, encoding MNLYEKLAKELEKQIKNGAYQFGERLPSVRQLHRETSMSISTVLQTMYLLEAKGLVEARPKRGYFVSFSPNQNVQTPVVYRPTTKEGRGSIDDTIQQVYGKNEPHDSVTNFSIGVPSSTMLPIARLKKIVRQTMLDLTDACVHYEPIMGNPYLRRQVAQRTSLWENGLSPDDLITTNGCMNALALALMTITKKGDRIITESPVYFGTLQLAKSLGLEVVEMATHSEYGLDMEEVKKTLKKIDIAAVVVVSNFSNPLGYSMSAQSKRTLVKICTNHQVPLIEEDLYGDVFFGPERPVPCKSFDKAGIVLWCSSVSKTLAPGYRVGWIAAGKYMDEVLKTKLYHQVASPSLTHEVVARFMDKGRYDNHLRQLRVSLHHNLLRYLQIIQEYFPENTKTTFPNGGFLLWVELDPRIDTSQLYEPALSLGIKYAPGRMFTLRDQYTNCLRLSFGLDWNEQTANALTKLGLLLQHQLVNY